In Aerococcaceae bacterium zg-252, the genomic window ATGCAAACCTCAATCCATTGGAGTTTAGTAGGATCCTTTATTATTCTCAATAATTCTTTGAAATTTAAATTTGGAAGATTAATTGATATTATCATTGTAGGATTAATATTTTTTGTAAGTTTTTATAATATAAATTTACAAGAAAAGTTTATTCAAAGTGCAGGAATATACTCTAAAAACGATGTTATTGTAGGGATTATAGCACTAATAATAGCAATTGAAGCAGCAAGAAGGGTTATTGGTATTATTTTACCGCTAATATCGATAATTTTTATTACTTATGCATATTTTGGGAATTTACTACCTGGAATGCTAAAAACTGCGCCATTTACTATCAATAGAATAGGCATATATTTGTTTACTTCAAATGATGGACTTTTTGGTCAAACTCTATATGTTTCAGCTCAATATATATTCTTATTTGTATTATTTGGATCTATATTAAGTTTAACAGGAGCAGGGAAATTTTTTGTTGATATTGCTTTTGCGTTGACAGGTGGTATTAAAGGTGGACCTGCACAAGCAGCAGTCTATTCAAGTATGTTAATGGGTACGATTAACGGTTCCGGTGCAGCAAATGTCGTGACAACCGGTACATTTACAATTCCGCTGATGAAACAAACTGGGTTTAAGTCAGCGTTTGCTGGGGCTGTAGAAGCAGTAGCATCAAATGGTGGACAAATTATGCCGCCTGTTATGGGGGCTGTGGCATTCTTAATGGCTGAAATGACAGGGATTAGTTATGGTACAATTGCATTAGCTGCTTTTCCAACGGCAGCTCTGTATTATCTAACACTTTCGATGTCTGTTTATGTTGAAGCAGGTAGAAAAGGTGTAACATCATTACCAAAAGATAAAAGATTGGATGCTAGGGCAGTATTTAAAGAAGGTTGGTTATTTTTGGTTCCTCTCTTGGTACTAATTATTATGTTAATTTCTGGATATAGTGCTCAAAAATCAGGTTTTTATGCAATTATTGTTTCGCTTATAGTTGGGCTTATTAAGGATCCTAAGCAGATTACCGTTAAGAATTTGATTGAAGCATTTTTCAGTGCAGCTAAAGGAATTGCGCCAATTGCAGCAGCATGTATTCTTGCAGGTGTAGTGATGGGCGTATTAAATCTAACGGGATTAGGATTAAAAATAAGTAGTTTAATTATTCAAATATCTGGAGGTAATGTATTGCTTGCATTAGTATTAGCAATGCTGACTAGTTTAGTTCTAGGTATGGGGTTGCCCACTTCAGCTGCATATATGGTCTTAGCTATTTTAGTTGCTCCTGCGTTGGTAGAAATGGGTATTCCAGTT contains:
- a CDS encoding TRAP transporter fused permease subunit, which gives rise to MNTSNTMNQIINKALLLIAIALAIFHLYSASFGVMPAYMQTSIHWSLVGSFIILNNSLKFKFGRLIDIIIVGLIFFVSFYNINLQEKFIQSAGIYSKNDVIVGIIALIIAIEAARRVIGIILPLISIIFITYAYFGNLLPGMLKTAPFTINRIGIYLFTSNDGLFGQTLYVSAQYIFLFVLFGSILSLTGAGKFFVDIAFALTGGIKGGPAQAAVYSSMLMGTINGSGAANVVTTGTFTIPLMKQTGFKSAFAGAVEAVASNGGQIMPPVMGAVAFLMAEMTGISYGTIALAAFPTAALYYLTLSMSVYVEAGRKGVTSLPKDKRLDARAVFKEGWLFLVPLLVLIIMLISGYSAQKSGFYAIIVSLIVGLIKDPKQITVKNLIEAFFSAAKGIAPIAAACILAGVVMGVLNLTGLGLKISSLIIQISGGNVLLALVLAMLTSLVLGMGLPTSAAYMVLAILVAPALVEMGIPVLAAHLFILYFGALSTITPPVALSTFAAAGIAESNIWETGIQAMKLAIAGFIIPFIFCFAPELLLIGDISQIFITIFTAVLGCIGLSIGLGGWFLRELNLLQRILVILGSIFMIVPNILISIVGFCLTTLILYTNLKLAKP